The following is a genomic window from Paenibacillus sp. FSL R5-0766.
CCGGTAGAGATCCGGTTAATAGGCTGGTCAAATGTACTGTTATTGTTGTTCATCGTATTTAATCCCCCTTGAGTTCCGTTCCTTCGACCACAAATCGACAAATAATTATCTAATACATTGGTTAATTTCGCAACTGTTGTGCGTGTATGATTAGCTTCATATGTATGGTCCGGATTTCGGGACTTTATTCATATAAGAACAACTTAACGAGCCAGAGAACAGCGGGCATACGACAAAGACTATTTTTGTACGCCCTTGGTCCTGTTTTGTCCATTTATCGTTTACAACCTCTTGTCAGATGCTATTATATTGCTAACATTTGGTGGAACAACGGGTTGTTATCCGAATAAGCTCGTACCCATACATGATGAGCATAACTACATGAGTCTTTCGCGTACATCGAGCGATCGTCTTGAATCGTATTATGCATAAGGCTGACATTTGAACTCAGGAGGCGTTTAGGGATGAAAAGCAAAAAGTGGTTGGTTGCTGCGGGTGTGTTTGGCATGGTGTTAACCGGATCGGCAGGTGTATATGCAGGTACACAACTGGAGACAATCAAAGCTTATCTGAACCATGGGCTCGCCATCGAAGTGAACGGACAGAAATTTACACCGACAGGTGATCAGGGCAAAAAGCTTGCGCCAATTACATATCAGGGCAGTACATATCTCCCTGTTCGTTCGATTGCCGATGCGTTGAAGACCGAAGTGAAGTATGATTCCCAAAACAATAAAGTAAGCATCGGCTCCTCAAGCTCCTCCGGTGGGTCCACATCCACAGGCAACAGCGGATCAACATCACCCTCAACAGGTACTAACACACAGGCTGCAGGCGTGAAGTCCAAGTATC
Proteins encoded in this region:
- a CDS encoding stalk domain-containing protein, whose protein sequence is MKSKKWLVAAGVFGMVLTGSAGVYAGTQLETIKAYLNHGLAIEVNGQKFTPTGDQGKKLAPITYQGSTYLPVRSIADALKTEVKYDSQNNKVSIGSSSSSGGSTSTGNSGSTSPSTGTNTQAAGVKSKYLPADFPLPKDAKATSLIESNVDGDNKKVVLTYTTKETLLTVGTSYKDYYQTKNLSENTQDIQADGFSIVGREDGKYAVTITGSVSATNKDLNEITVVWGEE